From Methanosarcina lacustris Z-7289, one genomic window encodes:
- a CDS encoding DUF3320 domain-containing protein: protein MVDVVKELETLRQNLLDLSLRNNLLNYRPSLRRTISITGRTPEEVYDLFVLQEKSMKFRAAKTRPKKGRRAENGEEGEDDEAENENRLLKSIGKVLVSEEKNKPHNSRFEPFLGTPEDSETLDRKLFYVYNQANSIFEEQGYPVLYLAMGFLQWSEIKSSVKNPRAPLVLVPVELKRMGKGRNFSIQWTGDEIFTSITLQAKMKEFGIEVPEFEMPEDVSGIQEYFRAVFGAIRDKKDWTIIPEICLDLFNFRKFVMYKDLDPATWPEDMSPAEHPLIQKVFNPEEPECEIQGFREEDVDLKLSAKDTYHIMDADSSQIAVVEDVKAGKDLVVEGPPGTGKSQTIANTIAELLAQGKNVLFVSEKMAALQVVKSRLDNAGLGELCLEVHSHQTRKKAVLEELEKALNRAAPPAISTERDLNELEKLKQELNGYAETLREPAGKIYPSLYALYGVKEKTRTYFESKGLKMPNFKFKDPDTWEPGAWMEAESVLEKMGQVLPALGPVRKNPWYGCEPGLVLPSDLGEIGAIADECASDFENVEKAIKTLNDLSATSKPQTLEDITGITEAAKLISKSKPLPEKLLQNPEWDSETSISDAEALVSKIRQYRELKTFVDRTFHLAVFDFDSSEFKNVSGKLFGILNSRYRKLKKEISACYTSGAPSKDSQILLDLACVSELKARRQELEGAEIPGKQFFGEYWKGLESDPVLLEEHCRWMAPFRRYIKEGTLTERSVRLVGGGVDAVSIGSAINESLAAKQAFLSSLEKLGPLVGADFGKMFGNDPESVKLSQLKSRVSRWKDETSSLVFWSQYLGYRQACLETLASPMMEDIEAGKMDPEDLIPAFEGNYAESMLHRAFRERPELSAFIRELHEGKISKFTELDKKVLLENRVRIICSAYEQAPKLTSGASRASEAGILLNEFNRKRGHMPIRTLMKKAGSLVQKIKPCFLMSPLSIAQYLDPRNTRFDVIIFDEASQVRPEDAVGALLRGKQVVVMGDSKQLPPTDFFDTVVDSPDSEPDDYASAGDMESILNVCKRSFPVKTLRWHYRSRHESLIAISNQEFYDNRLYVYPSPMQKDESLGLKFVHLPDAAYDRGKSGANRIEARAVARAVFEHFQKYPGKSLGVGTFNVKQQEAVQEEIEALLKANPGVDLNSENERGEHFFVKNLETIQGDERDVILLSVGFGFDNNRKLSLNFGPLNREGGERRLNVLITRAREKCVVFANFTARDLPLDENSSFGLKALKVFLDFAESGTLPAPSCGGRQELDSPFEEAVSDFLTENGCEVHRQIGCAGYRLDLAVPDPRHPGRYVLGIECDGASYHSSPVARDRDRLRQQVLEGLGWKIYRVWSTDWYLHPKDCRDKLLDAVKAAVKQAKLQAKSEPEPEVAIINEPSAWVKSARTYEIAATSEINAGPAASLFSPLESKAFNEPEKNFNEPEKNFNEPEKNFNEPEKNFNKPEIRTFETASPTKASPTKASPKVESLSGNSSEMEPLVEDSPEKKSIAQIPFKAAYEEEVKEANEEGLKDEKVSEDDAEYEDEEEDEESFTAAFPALEGGFSTYSGPDFLPEMTLKADSMAALAGENSRKKPVRRLRKSKLLKFSVDPRSNFETDMDGVSDPLPEPEPEKINFYQAYPEIDFSAGPEKKRKSRRINEFAYIYGSGGSLEPEDPDEDDYPDSKWNSESEIEPEIEREIEREIEREIEPEIEREIEPEIEREIEPKIEREIKSEIGLEIGSDIGSEIEREIESETGLEIGSEIESEIEREIDLAPSFEPEPSFEPEVEPESELKVKSEIKSEIGHGSDPEDETTSDSGSGLETNAPETIESPVPENVKNGDEKDGDEKLPEKGNSLEALVPSYKICISSGLLQSEDLSEISDEQIEEAVVRIVECEGPVHSEEILQRIKSHTGLSRMLGKIKQRILDSLSSAENSGEILARGEFYWPLSGPSNLLRRRDADAYAKIEWICDEEINEAVRFVLNNQYSTPMEDLIIQTSRVLGIKTTRKNTWDRIEKLIQSGIESNELTRTPNEMIYFVE, encoded by the coding sequence ATGGTAGACGTAGTTAAGGAACTGGAAACACTAAGGCAGAATTTACTTGATTTATCCCTTCGGAATAACCTTCTCAATTACCGCCCTTCCCTGAGACGGACAATCTCAATTACGGGCAGAACCCCGGAGGAGGTCTATGACCTTTTTGTTCTTCAGGAAAAATCAATGAAGTTCAGGGCAGCAAAGACCAGGCCCAAAAAAGGTAGGAGGGCCGAAAATGGAGAGGAGGGGGAAGACGATGAGGCCGAAAATGAGAACAGACTTCTGAAATCAATAGGAAAAGTCCTTGTTTCTGAAGAAAAGAATAAACCTCACAATTCTCGTTTTGAACCGTTTCTTGGAACTCCCGAAGATAGCGAGACTCTTGATCGAAAACTTTTTTATGTCTACAACCAGGCAAATTCTATTTTTGAAGAGCAGGGCTACCCTGTCCTCTATCTTGCAATGGGCTTTCTGCAGTGGAGTGAGATTAAATCTTCAGTAAAGAACCCGAGGGCTCCCCTTGTCCTGGTCCCGGTTGAACTCAAGAGGATGGGAAAAGGCAGGAACTTCAGCATCCAGTGGACCGGGGACGAGATTTTTACCTCCATTACCCTTCAGGCGAAGATGAAAGAGTTCGGGATTGAGGTCCCTGAGTTTGAAATGCCTGAAGACGTTTCCGGGATACAGGAATACTTCAGGGCAGTGTTCGGGGCAATCCGGGATAAAAAGGATTGGACAATCATTCCGGAGATCTGCCTTGACCTTTTCAACTTCAGAAAATTTGTCATGTACAAAGACCTCGACCCTGCAACCTGGCCTGAGGACATGTCTCCTGCAGAGCACCCCCTTATCCAGAAGGTCTTCAACCCCGAAGAGCCTGAGTGCGAGATTCAGGGCTTTCGGGAAGAGGATGTTGACCTGAAACTTTCGGCAAAAGATACCTACCATATAATGGATGCCGACTCCTCACAGATTGCAGTTGTTGAGGATGTGAAAGCTGGAAAAGACCTTGTTGTGGAAGGGCCTCCCGGCACAGGAAAGTCCCAGACCATTGCAAACACAATTGCAGAACTGCTCGCCCAGGGCAAAAACGTGCTCTTTGTGAGCGAAAAGATGGCTGCCCTCCAGGTTGTAAAGAGCAGGCTTGATAACGCGGGTTTAGGAGAGCTCTGCCTCGAGGTGCATAGCCACCAGACCAGGAAAAAAGCCGTGCTTGAAGAACTGGAAAAAGCCCTGAACCGGGCTGCACCTCCTGCTATCAGCACTGAGAGAGATCTTAACGAACTTGAAAAGCTGAAACAGGAACTCAACGGATATGCAGAGACACTCCGGGAACCTGCCGGAAAGATCTATCCCAGCCTCTATGCCCTTTACGGGGTGAAGGAAAAGACCCGGACTTACTTTGAGTCAAAGGGCCTGAAAATGCCCAATTTTAAGTTTAAGGACCCGGATACGTGGGAACCCGGAGCCTGGATGGAAGCTGAATCTGTTCTGGAAAAAATGGGGCAGGTGCTTCCCGCTCTGGGACCTGTCAGGAAAAATCCCTGGTACGGCTGCGAGCCCGGGCTTGTGCTGCCTTCTGATCTGGGGGAAATTGGGGCTATTGCAGATGAATGTGCTTCTGATTTTGAAAACGTTGAAAAAGCAATAAAAACTCTTAATGACCTCTCTGCAACCTCAAAGCCCCAGACACTTGAAGATATTACAGGCATAACCGAAGCTGCAAAACTCATAAGTAAATCAAAACCCCTGCCTGAAAAACTGCTCCAGAACCCGGAATGGGACTCCGAGACTTCAATATCCGACGCTGAAGCCCTGGTCTCAAAAATAAGGCAGTATCGGGAACTGAAAACCTTTGTGGACAGGACTTTTCACCTGGCGGTTTTTGACTTTGACTCCTCGGAGTTTAAGAACGTATCCGGCAAGTTGTTCGGCATTTTAAATTCCAGGTACAGGAAACTCAAAAAGGAGATTTCAGCCTGCTATACCTCAGGGGCGCCCTCAAAAGACAGCCAGATCCTGCTCGACCTTGCCTGTGTTTCCGAGTTAAAGGCACGCAGGCAGGAGCTTGAAGGCGCTGAAATACCTGGGAAACAGTTCTTTGGGGAATACTGGAAGGGCCTTGAAAGCGACCCTGTCCTGCTGGAAGAGCACTGCAGGTGGATGGCTCCTTTCCGCAGGTACATCAAGGAAGGTACTCTAACTGAAAGGTCAGTAAGGCTGGTTGGAGGCGGGGTTGATGCGGTATCCATCGGATCTGCTATAAACGAAAGCCTGGCAGCAAAACAGGCTTTTCTTTCCTCCCTGGAAAAACTCGGGCCCCTTGTAGGAGCAGATTTCGGGAAAATGTTCGGAAACGATCCGGAATCTGTAAAGCTCAGCCAATTAAAGTCCCGTGTAAGCAGATGGAAAGATGAGACTTCTTCTCTCGTGTTCTGGAGCCAGTACCTGGGATACAGGCAAGCCTGTCTTGAAACGCTTGCTTCCCCCATGATGGAGGACATAGAAGCCGGAAAAATGGATCCTGAAGACCTGATCCCGGCTTTTGAAGGGAACTATGCCGAAAGTATGCTGCACCGGGCTTTCAGGGAAAGGCCGGAGCTCTCTGCTTTTATCCGGGAACTCCATGAAGGCAAGATCAGCAAGTTCACCGAGCTTGATAAAAAGGTCCTGCTTGAGAACAGGGTGAGAATTATCTGTTCTGCTTATGAGCAAGCCCCTAAGCTGACATCGGGAGCATCAAGGGCTTCCGAAGCCGGGATTCTGCTCAACGAATTCAACCGCAAACGCGGGCACATGCCCATACGTACCCTGATGAAAAAGGCGGGCAGCCTTGTACAGAAAATAAAACCCTGCTTCCTGATGAGCCCGCTTTCCATTGCCCAGTACCTGGACCCAAGGAATACAAGGTTTGATGTGATTATCTTTGACGAGGCAAGCCAGGTCAGGCCCGAAGACGCTGTTGGGGCACTCCTTCGTGGAAAACAGGTAGTGGTAATGGGAGACTCAAAACAGCTTCCTCCAACTGATTTCTTCGATACTGTTGTCGATTCCCCTGATAGTGAACCCGATGACTATGCTTCCGCAGGGGACATGGAAAGCATCCTGAACGTCTGCAAACGCAGTTTCCCGGTAAAGACTCTGCGCTGGCACTACAGGAGCAGGCATGAGTCCTTGATTGCGATTTCAAACCAGGAGTTTTACGACAACCGCCTCTATGTTTACCCCTCACCCATGCAAAAAGATGAAAGCCTGGGGCTGAAGTTCGTTCACCTCCCTGATGCGGCTTATGACAGGGGCAAAAGTGGAGCCAACAGGATAGAAGCAAGAGCTGTTGCCAGGGCAGTGTTCGAGCATTTCCAGAAGTATCCTGGAAAAAGCCTGGGGGTCGGCACCTTCAATGTAAAACAGCAGGAGGCTGTCCAGGAAGAGATCGAAGCCCTCCTTAAAGCAAACCCGGGAGTTGACCTTAACTCAGAAAATGAGAGGGGTGAACACTTCTTCGTAAAGAACCTCGAAACCATCCAGGGCGACGAAAGGGATGTCATTCTGCTGAGTGTGGGTTTCGGTTTTGATAATAACAGGAAACTTTCCCTTAACTTTGGTCCTCTTAACCGGGAAGGAGGAGAAAGGCGTCTGAATGTGCTTATTACAAGGGCAAGGGAAAAATGTGTTGTCTTTGCTAACTTTACTGCAAGAGACCTGCCCCTTGACGAAAATTCCTCTTTCGGGCTCAAAGCCCTCAAAGTCTTCCTTGATTTTGCTGAAAGCGGCACGCTTCCGGCTCCGTCATGCGGCGGCAGGCAGGAGCTTGATTCTCCTTTCGAAGAAGCGGTCTCCGATTTCCTGACTGAAAACGGGTGTGAGGTACACAGGCAGATCGGATGTGCCGGCTACAGGCTTGACCTTGCAGTCCCTGACCCCCGCCATCCAGGCAGGTACGTGCTCGGGATCGAGTGTGATGGGGCAAGCTACCATTCGTCTCCTGTTGCAAGAGATCGCGACCGCCTGCGCCAGCAGGTTCTCGAAGGGCTGGGCTGGAAAATCTACAGGGTCTGGTCTACGGACTGGTACCTCCATCCGAAAGATTGCAGAGATAAACTGCTTGATGCCGTAAAGGCAGCTGTTAAACAGGCAAAATTGCAGGCAAAATCCGAACCTGAACCCGAAGTTGCAATAATAAATGAACCTTCTGCCTGGGTGAAATCTGCCAGAACTTATGAGATAGCCGCAACTTCGGAGATAAATGCCGGTCCTGCTGCAAGCCTGTTTTCACCTTTAGAAAGCAAAGCCTTTAATGAGCCGGAAAAAAACTTTAATGAGCCGGAAAAAAACTTTAATGAGCCGGAAAAAAACTTTAATGAGCCGGAAAAAAACTTTAATAAGCCTGAAATAAGGACTTTTGAAACAGCATCCCCTACAAAAGCTTCCCCTACAAAAGCTTCTCCTAAAGTAGAGTCCCTTTCGGGAAACTCATCTGAAATGGAGCCTCTGGTCGAAGATTCACCTGAAAAGAAATCTATTGCACAGATTCCCTTTAAAGCGGCATATGAAGAGGAAGTGAAAGAAGCAAACGAAGAGGGACTGAAAGACGAAAAGGTGTCCGAAGATGATGCGGAGTATGAAGACGAAGAAGAAGATGAAGAATCCTTCACGGCCGCTTTCCCCGCGCTGGAGGGGGGATTTTCAACCTACTCGGGGCCGGACTTCCTTCCTGAAATGACGTTAAAAGCCGATTCTATGGCTGCTCTGGCTGGCGAAAACTCCCGGAAAAAACCCGTCAGAAGGTTAAGGAAATCAAAGCTTCTTAAATTCAGTGTTGACCCCCGCTCTAATTTCGAAACGGATATGGACGGAGTATCAGACCCCCTTCCTGAGCCTGAACCTGAAAAAATAAACTTTTACCAGGCTTACCCGGAGATCGATTTCAGTGCAGGTCCGGAAAAGAAACGAAAAAGCAGAAGGATTAACGAGTTTGCTTACATCTACGGCTCAGGCGGCTCCCTTGAACCTGAAGATCCTGATGAAGATGATTATCCTGATTCGAAATGGAATTCCGAATCTGAAATAGAACCTGAAATAGAGCGTGAAATAGAGCGTGAAATAGAGCGTGAAATAGAACCTGAAATAGAGCGTGAAATAGAACCTGAAATTGAGCGTGAAATAGAACCTAAAATTGAGCGTGAAATAAAATCTGAAATAGGGCTTGAAATCGGATCTGATATAGGGTCTGAAATTGAGCGTGAAATAGAATCTGAAACAGGGCTTGAAATCGGATCTGAAATAGAATCTGAAATAGAGCGTGAAATCGATCTTGCCCCTTCTTTTGAGCCTGAACCCTCTTTTGAGCCTGAAGTAGAGCCTGAATCAGAACTTAAAGTTAAATCTGAAATTAAATCTGAAATTGGGCACGGCAGCGATCCGGAAGATGAAACAACTTCCGATTCCGGCTCAGGGTTGGAGACTAACGCTCCTGAAACTATTGAATCTCCCGTTCCTGAGAATGTGAAAAACGGAGATGAAAAAGATGGGGATGAAAAACTGCCCGAAAAAGGAAATTCTCTTGAGGCTCTTGTGCCTTCCTACAAAATCTGCATCTCTTCCGGGCTTTTGCAGTCCGAAGACCTTTCCGAAATTTCCGATGAGCAGATTGAGGAGGCAGTTGTAAGAATTGTGGAATGCGAAGGTCCTGTTCACTCAGAGGAAATACTCCAGAGAATAAAGTCCCATACAGGACTCTCCCGCATGCTTGGTAAAATTAAGCAGAGAATACTTGACTCCCTGTCCTCTGCTGAAAATTCGGGAGAAATCCTGGCAAGAGGAGAATTCTACTGGCCGCTCTCAGGACCTTCAAATCTCCTGCGCAGGCGTGATGCTGATGCATATGCAAAGATTGAATGGATCTGCGATGAGGAAATAAATGAGGCTGTCCGTTTTGTCCTTAACAACCAGTACTCAACCCCTATGGAAGACCTGATTATCCAGACATCAAGGGTACTGGGAATTAAAACAACCCGCAAAAACACCTGGGACAGAATAGAGAAACTTATTCAATCGGGGATAGAAAGCAACGAATTGACCCGCACTCCCAATGAAATGATTTATTTTGTAGAGTAA
- a CDS encoding DMT family transporter — protein sequence MPLTIKENNKPFAAVITSCILFGMIGLFVKGIRNMDAGSILFYRLFFGFTVILGYLIVSGGITKIELKQKKFYMFLLGILNTVTMFAYFSSIKYTGIPVAVLLLYTAPIYVTLLSPLLLKEQVTHRDMVALILSISGILLAVNPSTLYGGTGSENGNYIIGILFGLLSGLSYGCSIMTINYLKETYSAVEQMFWSTAISLVLLLPFGISISAPILLENLNLLVPLGVIATAFASILYFKGVVRIKAQTTAVLSLLEPVSSIGFCCMLFGEPVQSNTIGGCLFILAGAALTGYGPSRPGASEKYFRDMWTRFFQPYIPLRPGKL from the coding sequence ATGCCCCTAACAATTAAAGAAAATAACAAACCATTTGCAGCAGTTATAACGTCCTGTATCCTGTTTGGGATGATAGGCTTATTTGTAAAAGGAATAAGAAACATGGACGCAGGTTCTATCCTGTTTTACCGGCTATTTTTCGGATTTACGGTCATTCTGGGGTATCTTATAGTGTCCGGAGGAATAACGAAAATTGAACTAAAACAAAAAAAATTTTATATGTTTCTACTTGGAATTCTTAATACAGTAACAATGTTTGCATACTTTTCTTCAATCAAATATACTGGCATTCCTGTAGCTGTGCTTCTTCTTTACACAGCGCCAATATATGTTACCCTGCTCTCTCCTTTACTCCTTAAAGAGCAGGTAACTCACAGGGATATGGTTGCACTTATCCTGTCTATCTCGGGTATACTGCTTGCTGTCAATCCTTCAACTCTTTATGGGGGCACAGGTTCCGAAAATGGAAACTACATCATAGGAATCCTTTTTGGGCTGCTTTCCGGGCTTTCTTATGGCTGTTCGATCATGACCATAAATTACCTGAAGGAAACCTATTCGGCTGTCGAGCAAATGTTCTGGTCAACAGCAATCAGCCTCGTACTGCTCCTGCCTTTCGGGATCTCTATATCGGCACCGATCCTGCTCGAAAACCTTAATTTGCTGGTGCCTTTAGGCGTTATAGCTACAGCTTTTGCCTCCATTCTGTACTTTAAAGGAGTGGTGCGTATAAAGGCACAGACTACAGCTGTGCTCTCCCTGCTTGAACCGGTGAGCAGTATCGGTTTCTGCTGCATGCTCTTTGGAGAGCCTGTGCAGTCAAACACAATTGGGGGCTGCCTCTTCATCCTTGCAGGTGCCGCACTTACTGGTTACGGTCCGAGCCGGCCAGGAGCTTCAGAAAAATATTTCAGGGACATGTGGACAAGGTTCTTCCAGCCTTACATACCCCTTAGACCGGGGAAGCTTTGA
- a CDS encoding pyruvoyl-dependent arginine decarboxylase has protein sequence MIPRKAFLTKGTGVHKDRLASFELALRDAKIEKYNLVSVSSILPPNCKLVPKEEGLSDLKPGAIVHCVLARNDTNEPHRLMASAIGTAVPVNEDNYGYISEHHSFGEDELIAGEYAEDLAATMLATTLGIEFDAEMAWHEREQVYKASGHIFDTFQICQTAKGDKDGKWTTVVAAMVFVTK, from the coding sequence ATGATACCTAGAAAAGCATTTTTGACAAAAGGTACCGGGGTCCATAAGGACAGATTAGCATCCTTTGAACTCGCACTAAGGGATGCAAAAATAGAAAAATACAACCTTGTTAGCGTATCAAGTATTCTGCCCCCCAACTGCAAACTCGTACCTAAAGAAGAAGGTCTTTCAGATTTGAAGCCAGGTGCCATTGTCCATTGTGTTCTTGCGAGGAACGATACTAACGAGCCGCACCGCCTGATGGCATCAGCCATAGGGACTGCCGTACCTGTGAATGAGGATAACTATGGCTATATTTCAGAACACCACTCTTTCGGAGAAGATGAACTAATTGCCGGCGAATATGCCGAAGACCTGGCCGCAACAATGCTGGCAACAACCCTGGGCATAGAATTTGATGCGGAAATGGCCTGGCATGAGAGAGAACAGGTGTACAAAGCAAGCGGACACATTTTTGATACATTCCAGATATGTCAGACCGCAAAAGGCGACAAGGACGGGAAGTGGACTACGGTAGTAGCTGCCATGGTCTTTGTTACCAAGTAA
- a CDS encoding hydantoinase/oxoprolinase N-terminal domain-containing protein produces the protein MAYSLGIDAGGTYTDSILIRDSDGKVVSSNKALTTYPDLLEGITNSIDGLDQEKLKLVTMVSVSTTLATNTILEKTGYPVGLVLVGDYEIPADSEIENCIMVQGGHDSRGDEIAALDISAVENFVMRLKGRVSAFAVSSYFSVRNPEHELRVKALIQELTGLPVVCGHELAQSLGAYERGVTAYLNAQLLPVAEGFLKTVVSEIERRGLESRIAMLRCDGSVVSMREAMKKPIESVFSGPAASLLGASYLSGHETCAVIDVGGTSTDVSLIHKGLPYLSENGAVVGGWQTKVRALRMETSAMGGDSHIWVQGSRTNIGPRRVIPLCRAAVLYPSFMNTLAKRWIPDRLKMNEHIQATKFFIRTKQSALNLNKEEKELLALIGNEPLSLKDVYWDRNILPSKKVMDSLIQKRLVQVIGFTPTDALHVLGEYTEWNSEASEIGATLLANFTGTGKQEFCLNVKRLFAKNMAKDLLAFLMEGVDRNEIEKMLEGSFFSRFKVDIPVVLLGGPVRAYVDSLKKLVDAEIIVPEYSGVGNAVGALVGKGTKRVEIMVRTTYSESKYDLKTKGVFVYTPEGRRHFVVRSEALEFAEVFGRKLILNYMAESGLSPDQVTINVEQKDIKVHTGDIPLETRFIFEGTSNSDVYEKAVSGNKELSKSFDTHEGQTQSQDCKSAEETSIAENIE, from the coding sequence ATGGCATACAGTCTAGGCATCGATGCAGGCGGGACATATACCGATTCCATATTAATCAGGGACTCGGATGGAAAAGTTGTCAGCTCAAATAAGGCACTCACAACATATCCTGACCTTCTTGAAGGAATAACGAATTCTATTGACGGACTTGACCAGGAAAAGCTGAAGCTTGTGACCATGGTTTCAGTTTCCACAACCCTTGCAACCAATACTATCCTGGAAAAAACAGGATATCCTGTAGGGCTGGTTCTTGTAGGAGATTATGAAATCCCTGCGGATTCTGAGATTGAAAACTGTATAATGGTGCAGGGAGGACACGACAGCCGCGGAGATGAAATAGCAGCCCTCGATATTTCCGCAGTTGAAAACTTTGTAATGAGGCTAAAGGGAAGGGTCTCAGCTTTTGCAGTCTCTTCATATTTCAGTGTCCGCAACCCCGAACATGAACTGCGCGTAAAAGCCCTTATCCAGGAACTTACAGGGCTTCCTGTTGTCTGCGGGCATGAACTCGCCCAGTCCCTGGGAGCCTATGAAAGAGGGGTTACGGCTTACCTGAATGCCCAACTCCTGCCAGTAGCAGAGGGTTTCCTGAAGACTGTTGTAAGCGAGATAGAAAGGAGAGGGCTTGAATCCAGAATTGCAATGCTCCGCTGCGACGGGTCTGTCGTAAGCATGCGAGAAGCCATGAAAAAGCCCATCGAATCGGTCTTTTCGGGGCCTGCTGCAAGTCTTCTAGGGGCTTCCTACCTGTCAGGGCATGAGACCTGTGCTGTTATCGATGTTGGAGGGACAAGCACGGATGTTTCCCTTATCCATAAAGGGCTTCCTTACCTAAGTGAAAACGGGGCCGTTGTAGGAGGCTGGCAAACAAAAGTAAGGGCTCTCAGGATGGAGACTTCGGCAATGGGGGGAGACAGCCATATCTGGGTCCAGGGAAGCAGGACAAACATAGGACCTCGAAGGGTTATTCCACTCTGCAGGGCTGCTGTCCTCTACCCCTCGTTCATGAATACCCTGGCAAAACGCTGGATTCCTGACAGGCTAAAAATGAATGAACATATCCAGGCAACAAAATTCTTCATAAGGACAAAACAGAGTGCCCTTAACCTGAACAAAGAGGAAAAAGAGCTCCTCGCCCTTATAGGAAATGAACCTCTCTCCCTTAAAGACGTCTACTGGGACCGAAATATCCTTCCTTCAAAAAAAGTAATGGACTCCCTGATCCAGAAGCGACTTGTCCAGGTTATTGGTTTTACTCCAACCGATGCCCTGCATGTCCTGGGAGAATATACTGAGTGGAATTCCGAAGCCTCGGAAATAGGAGCTACGCTGCTTGCAAACTTCACAGGGACCGGCAAACAGGAGTTCTGTTTAAACGTGAAGCGGCTTTTTGCAAAGAATATGGCAAAAGATCTTCTTGCCTTCCTCATGGAAGGAGTAGACAGAAATGAAATTGAAAAAATGCTTGAAGGCAGCTTTTTCTCCCGCTTCAAGGTAGACATTCCTGTAGTACTTCTGGGAGGGCCGGTCAGAGCTTATGTGGATTCCCTGAAAAAACTGGTCGATGCGGAAATAATTGTCCCGGAATACTCCGGGGTGGGAAATGCTGTGGGAGCCCTTGTGGGAAAAGGGACAAAACGCGTTGAAATCATGGTCCGTACAACCTACAGCGAGTCAAAGTATGACCTGAAGACAAAAGGGGTTTTTGTCTACACCCCTGAAGGAAGGCGACACTTTGTAGTAAGGAGTGAAGCTCTTGAGTTCGCTGAGGTCTTCGGAAGAAAGCTTATTCTTAATTACATGGCTGAATCAGGGCTTTCTCCGGACCAGGTTACGATCAATGTAGAACAGAAGGATATAAAAGTTCATACAGGCGATATTCCCCTTGAGACCAGGTTTATCTTCGAAGGGACCTCAAATTCGGATGTTTACGAGAAAGCAGTATCCGGGAATAAAGAACTTTCCAAAAGTTTTGATACACATGAGGGACAGACACAATCCCAGGACTGCAAATCTGCAGAAGAGACTTCCATAGCTGAAAATATTGAGTAA